Proteins encoded together in one Yersinia mollaretii ATCC 43969 window:
- the btuF gene encoding vitamin B12 ABC transporter substrate-binding protein BtuF: MGLFNSAPSARATITLPRAIILLLLGLLAFTLFSSRALAAERVISLSPSTTELAYAAGLGDKLVAVSAYSDYPEAAKKLEHVASWQGVNVERILALKPDLILAWRGGNPQRPLDQLASFGIPILYSDPVNIDQIADDLDKLAQYSPHPDQAHQAAEQLRQQVAELRSHYARKTPLRTFLQFGTQPLFTSSGHTLQSEIVSLCGGENIFAGSRVPWPQVSREQVMIRQPQVIVVSGDKAQAENVSAFWQPQLAVSVITLNEDWFNRAGPRILLAAEQLCQQMASLPSPVAESH; the protein is encoded by the coding sequence ATGGGGCTGTTCAATAGTGCCCCTTCGGCACGAGCCACAATTACCTTGCCCCGAGCAATTATCCTATTATTGCTCGGGCTGCTTGCCTTTACTCTATTCTCTTCACGGGCACTGGCGGCAGAGCGAGTGATCAGTTTGTCACCCAGTACCACCGAGCTGGCCTATGCCGCTGGATTGGGGGATAAGCTGGTTGCTGTAAGCGCTTACTCCGATTACCCGGAAGCAGCAAAGAAACTGGAGCATGTGGCATCGTGGCAAGGGGTCAATGTCGAGCGTATTCTGGCACTCAAACCTGATCTGATCCTTGCTTGGCGTGGCGGTAACCCACAACGCCCACTGGATCAACTGGCCTCTTTTGGTATTCCGATCCTCTATTCTGATCCGGTGAATATTGATCAAATTGCCGATGATCTGGATAAATTGGCACAATACAGCCCCCATCCTGATCAAGCCCATCAAGCTGCTGAGCAGCTACGTCAGCAAGTGGCTGAGTTACGCAGCCATTATGCCCGTAAAACCCCATTACGTACCTTCCTGCAATTTGGCACACAGCCCCTGTTTACCAGCTCTGGGCATACATTGCAGAGCGAAATCGTCTCCCTCTGTGGTGGAGAGAATATTTTTGCAGGTAGTCGGGTTCCTTGGCCGCAGGTGAGTCGCGAACAAGTGATGATCCGCCAACCTCAGGTGATTGTGGTAAGTGGTGATAAGGCTCAGGCCGAAAACGTCAGCGCCTTCTGGCAGCCTCAGCTTGCTGTATCGGTGATAACCCTTAATGAGGACTGGTTTAATCGCGCTGGTCCACGTATTCTGCTGGCCGCTGAGCAGCTGTGCCAACAAATGGCCAGCCTTCCATCCCCAGTGGCGGAGTCACATTAA
- the clcA gene encoding H(+)/Cl(-) exchange transporter ClcA, whose protein sequence is MTDSTQNRSAESETELKRGRFIRALVNRDKTPLVILIMAALVGVVTGLLGVAFDRGVDWIQQQRLATLAKVADSAILVWPLAFIMSALLAMVGYFLVRRFAPEAGGSGIPEIEGAMEEMRPVRWWRVIPVKFIGGLGTLGAGMVLGREGPMVQMGGNSGRMIVDIFRLRSPEARHSLLATGAAAGLSAAFNAPLAGILFVIEEMRSQFRYSLVSIKAVFVGVITSTIVYRYFNGERAIIEVGKLSDVPLNTLWLYLLLGIIFGAVGVMFNALIFRTQDLFMRFHGGDWRKLVLIGGLLGGMCGLLALIHGEAVGGGFALIPIALAGNFSIGMLIFIFIARVVTTLLCFGSGAPGGIFAPMLALGTILGTAFGLTCAHFFPEYGIEAGTFAIAGMGALFAASVRAPLTGLVLVLEMTDNYQLILPMIVTCLGATLIAQFMGGKPLYSAILARTLERQEQAASAAAQQQPVVESEARTGR, encoded by the coding sequence ATGACTGATTCAACGCAAAATAGATCTGCCGAAAGCGAGACTGAGCTCAAGCGTGGGCGCTTCATCCGTGCGCTGGTTAACCGTGATAAAACCCCGCTGGTGATTCTTATCATGGCGGCTCTCGTCGGGGTGGTGACAGGGTTACTGGGTGTCGCCTTTGACCGTGGTGTCGATTGGATTCAACAACAACGATTGGCGACACTGGCGAAGGTGGCGGATTCTGCCATTTTGGTGTGGCCACTGGCGTTTATTATGTCGGCACTATTGGCGATGGTGGGCTATTTTCTGGTGCGTCGTTTTGCGCCCGAGGCAGGTGGCTCGGGGATTCCCGAAATCGAAGGAGCAATGGAGGAGATGCGCCCGGTGCGCTGGTGGCGGGTCATTCCGGTTAAGTTTATTGGTGGCCTTGGGACATTAGGGGCGGGCATGGTATTAGGCCGTGAAGGGCCGATGGTGCAGATGGGGGGCAACAGTGGGCGCATGATTGTCGATATTTTCCGTCTGCGCAGCCCTGAAGCACGGCACTCATTGTTGGCGACCGGTGCGGCAGCGGGGCTTTCTGCCGCTTTTAATGCGCCGTTGGCGGGAATTTTGTTTGTCATAGAAGAGATGCGTTCGCAGTTCCGCTACAGCTTGGTCTCCATCAAAGCGGTATTTGTTGGTGTGATTACTTCAACCATCGTTTACCGCTATTTTAATGGCGAACGCGCGATTATTGAGGTGGGTAAACTCAGTGATGTTCCCCTAAATACTTTATGGCTTTACCTTTTGCTCGGCATTATTTTTGGTGCCGTAGGGGTGATGTTCAACGCCTTGATATTTCGCACGCAGGATCTGTTTATGCGCTTCCACGGCGGTGATTGGCGCAAATTGGTGCTGATTGGCGGCTTATTGGGTGGAATGTGCGGCTTACTGGCATTGATTCATGGCGAGGCGGTGGGGGGAGGATTTGCATTAATTCCTATCGCGCTAGCCGGTAACTTCAGCATCGGCATGTTGATCTTTATCTTTATTGCTCGAGTCGTTACCACTTTGCTCTGTTTTGGCTCAGGTGCTCCGGGCGGAATATTTGCCCCAATGCTGGCGTTGGGCACCATTCTGGGGACGGCTTTTGGCCTGACTTGCGCACACTTTTTCCCAGAGTACGGTATTGAGGCTGGGACATTTGCTATTGCCGGGATGGGGGCGCTGTTTGCCGCTTCGGTCCGTGCACCTCTGACGGGGTTGGTATTAGTGTTGGAAATGACCGATAATTATCAGCTTATTTTGCCGATGATTGTGACCTGCTTGGGGGCGACATTAATTGCCCAGTTTATGGGGGGTAAGCCCTTGTATTCCGCCATTCTGGCCCGCACTCTAGAGAGGCAAGAGCAGGCTGCATCTGCGGCAGCACAGCAACAACCGGTGGTTGAAAGTGAGGCTCGAACAGGTAGATAA
- a CDS encoding TRIC cation channel family protein yields MLVYWLDILGTAVFAISGVLLAGKLRMDPFGVLVLGVVTAVGGGTIRDMALANGPVFWVKDPTDLVVAMVTCLATILLVRQPRRTPKWILPVLDAIGLAVFVGIGVNKAFAAGASPLVAICMGVITGVGGGIIRDVLAREIPMILRTEIYATACIIGGIVHATAFYTFGMPLQQAMMLGMVITLGIRLAAIRWRLKLPTFEIEH; encoded by the coding sequence ATGCTGGTTTATTGGCTGGATATTTTAGGTACTGCGGTATTTGCTATCTCTGGTGTATTGCTGGCGGGGAAGTTGCGAATGGACCCGTTTGGCGTGCTGGTTTTGGGTGTGGTGACCGCTGTCGGTGGTGGCACAATACGTGATATGGCATTAGCCAACGGCCCGGTATTTTGGGTAAAGGATCCTACTGATCTGGTGGTTGCGATGGTGACTTGTCTGGCAACGATTTTGCTGGTACGTCAGCCGAGGCGAACCCCCAAATGGATACTGCCGGTGCTCGATGCTATTGGTTTGGCCGTGTTCGTCGGTATTGGCGTCAATAAAGCCTTTGCTGCGGGTGCCAGCCCGCTGGTTGCTATCTGCATGGGTGTTATAACCGGCGTCGGTGGCGGAATTATCCGCGACGTCTTAGCCCGCGAGATCCCAATGATTCTGCGGACTGAAATCTACGCCACAGCCTGCATTATTGGCGGTATCGTCCATGCCACGGCGTTCTATACTTTTGGGATGCCATTGCAGCAAGCCATGATGTTGGGCATGGTAATAACACTCGGTATCCGCCTAGCCGCCATCCGCTGGCGCTTAAAACTGCCCACATTTGAAATAGAGCATTGA
- the erpA gene encoding iron-sulfur cluster insertion protein ErpA, giving the protein MSDETVLPLQFTEAAAKKVKLLISDEENPNLKLRVYITGGGCSGFQYGFTFDDQINDGDMTIEKQGVELVVDPMSLQYLVGGAVDYTEGLEGSRFIVTNPNAKSTCGCGSSFSI; this is encoded by the coding sequence ATGAGCGATGAAACAGTACTGCCCCTACAGTTTACCGAGGCCGCAGCAAAAAAAGTTAAACTGCTGATTTCTGATGAGGAAAATCCAAATCTGAAGCTGCGGGTTTACATTACTGGTGGCGGATGCAGCGGGTTCCAGTATGGCTTTACTTTTGATGATCAAATCAACGATGGTGATATGACCATTGAAAAACAAGGCGTTGAGCTGGTCGTTGATCCGATGAGCCTGCAATATTTGGTCGGCGGTGCAGTGGATTACACCGAAGGGTTGGAAGGTTCGCGCTTTATCGTGACTAACCCGAATGCGAAGAGTACCTGTGGGTGCGGTTCTTCTTTCAGCATCTAA